Proteins from a single region of Hordeum vulgare subsp. vulgare chromosome 6H, MorexV3_pseudomolecules_assembly, whole genome shotgun sequence:
- the LOC123405846 gene encoding F-box protein PP2-B11-like — MERLPEELLVHVVSLTSPPDACRAAAVSRAFRATADSDAVWSFFLPRNLPRFAKGELPCKPTSKKGLFRRLSDHPALLPHKLVSMQLDRATGAERFTISARALQIPRCNGLHRARACSLPNCSKEDKRFQAVSNLMLRFFSEAAQFCRVNELDIRAKIQRKMLSQNTTYAVYLVFKLAYVYSGFDFPHEVASVGFAGRESTRQVCVQGYVDDVDGADSPPRKHIFQGCTGGLSRDAIPSREEVHFPREKADGWMEVELGEFHNEEDDDGGEVSISFMGESKSGLIVLGIELRSKQQKPT, encoded by the exons ATGGAGCGCCTGCCGGAGGAGCTCCTCGTACACGTTGTCTCGCTCACGTCGCCCCCAGACGCCTGCCGCGCGGCCGCCGTCTCCCGGGCCTTCCGCGCCACGGCGGACTCCGACGCCGTCTGGTCCTTCTTCCTGCCCCGTAACCTCCCCCGGTTCGCCAAAGGCGAGCTCCCCTGCAAGCCGACCTCGAAAAAGGGGCTGTTCCGACGCCTCTCCGACCACCCAGCTCTCCTCCCACACAAGTTAGTG AGCATGCAGCTGGACAGGGCTACCGGTGCCGAGCGCTTCACGATTTCGGCGAGGGCGCTGCAGATTCCGCGCTGCAACGGCTTGCACCGGGCCCGTGCATGTTCACTTCCGAACTGCAGCAAAGAAGACAAAAGGTTTCAAGCCGTCTCCAATCTCATGCT CAGGTTCTTCTCCGAAGCCGCTCAGTTCTGTCGCGTCAATGAGTTGGATATCCGGGCCAAGATACAGAGGAAGATGCTCTCGCAAAACACAACGTATGCAGTATACCTGGTGTTCAAGTTAGCATATGTATACTCTGGGTTCGATTTCCCGCACGAGGTGGCATCCGTTGGCTTTGCCGGGAGGGAGTCGACCCGGCAAGTTTGCGTGCAAGGCTACGTCGACGATGTGGATGGGGCTGACAGTCCGCCTCGGAAACACATCTTTCAAGGTTGCACAGGGGGTCTTAGTCGTGACGCAATTCCTTCCAGAGAGGAAGTTCATTTCCCTCGTGAGAAAGCCGACGGCTGGATGGAGGTGGAGTTGGGTGAGTTCCATAACGAGGAGGATGACGATGGTGGCGAGGTGTCCATCAGCTTCATGGGAGAAAGCAAGTCTGGTCTTATCGTGCTGGGCATTGAGCTCAGAAGTAAGCAACAAAAGCCAACATAA